From a single Vitis vinifera cultivar Pinot Noir 40024 chromosome 18, ASM3070453v1 genomic region:
- the LOC100259086 gene encoding outer envelope pore protein 24B, chloroplastic has translation MNTSLKLSYGLEKNNAAAFATVAAKAGDVKFKASMTDATFVNGPSLTGLALAVEKPGSFVIDFDVPKKDFKFRFMNTINVAGKPLNLTYMHNRGENRTTLDGALVVDSANKVSGSYMFGTKDNFKLKYTYVHGGTTTFEPCFDFAGKSWDFMLSRKVYGDDVVRATYKTSNRVIGLDWSRNSKQSFKISAIIDLNEESKVPKLFAESTWTFES, from the exons ATGAATACCTCCTTGAAACTCAGCTATGGACTCGAGAAAAACAACGCCGCCGCCTTCGCCACCGTCGCCGCTAAAGCCGGCGACGTCAAATTTAAAGCTTCTATGACCGACGCCACATTCGTTAATGGCCCCAGCTTAACCGGATTGGCTCTCGCCGTCGAGAAACCCGGCTCTTTCGTCATCGACTTCGACGTCCCCAAAAAG GATTTTAAGTTCAGGTTCATGAACACAATTAATGTAGCGGGGAAGCCGTTGAATCTGACGTACATGCATAATAGAGGTGAAAATCGGACGACATTGGATGGAGCGCTTGTGGTCGATTCGGCTAACAAGGTTTCGGGTAGTTACATGTTTGGCACGAAGGATAATTTCAAGTTGAAGTACACCTATGTGCACGGAGGGACGACTACGTTCGAGCCCTGTTTCGATTTCGCTGGTAAATCTTGGGACTTTATGCTGTCACGCAAGGTTTACGGGGATGATGTGGTTAGGGCTACATATAAGACATCCAATCGTGTGATAGGACTGGACTGGTCCAGGAATTCCAAGCagtctttcaag ATTTCAGCCATCATCGATTTGAACGAGGAATCGAAAGTTCCGAAATTATTTGCTGAGAGCACATGGACCTTCGAATCAtga